One Camelina sativa cultivar DH55 chromosome 3, Cs, whole genome shotgun sequence genomic window carries:
- the LOC104776500 gene encoding aldehyde dehydrogenase family 2 member B7, mitochondrial-like: MASRKVSSLLARSFISSSPSLLSLRGMNRGVQRYSNFAAALENTITPPVKVEHTQLLINGRFVDAASGKTFPTLDPRNGEVIAQVAEGDAEDVNRAVAAARKAFDEGPWPRMTAYERSRILFRFADLIEKHNDEIAALETWDCGKPFEQSAKIEVPMLARVFRYYAGWADKIHGMTVPADGPHHVQTLHEPIGVAGQIIPWNFPLLMLSWKLGPALACGNTLVLKTAEQTPLSALLVGRLLHEAGLPEGVVNIVSGFGTTAGAAIASHMDIDKVAFTGSTDVGKIILELASKSNLKAVTLELGGKSPFIVCEDADVDQAVELAHFALFFNQGQCCCAGSRTFVHERVYDEFVEKAKARAANRAVGDPFKSGIEQGPQVDSEQFKKILKYIKHGVEAGATLQTGGDRLGSKGYYIQPTVFSDVKDDMLIATDEIFGPVQTILKFKDLDEVIARANNSRYGLASGVFTQNLDTANRLMRALRVGTVWINCFDVLDATIPFGGYKMSGIGREKGLYSLSNYLQVKAVVTALKNPAWL; encoded by the exons ATGGCGTCAAGAAAAGTTTCTTCGTTGCTCGCTCGCTCCTTCATATCCTCCTCGCCTTCTCTGTTATCTCTTAGAG GTATGAACAGAGGAGTACAGAGATACAGTAACTTCGCTGCTGCTCTTGAAAACACTATTACTCCACCTGTGAAAGTTGAACACACACAGCTCTTAATCAATGGAAGATTTGTTGATGCAGCCTCTG GAAAAACTTTCCCTACTCTGGATCCAAGGAATGGTGAAGTGATTGCTCAGGTGGCTGAAGGTGACGCAGAAGACGTGAACCGTGCTGTTGCAGCTGCACGCAAGGCTTTTGATGAAGGACCATGGCCTAGAATGACAgcttat GAGAGATCAAGGATACTGTTTCGTTTCGCTGATTTGATCGAGAAACATAATGATGAGATTGCTGCTCTTGAGACTTGGGATTGTGGGAAACCTTTTGAACAATCTGCTAAAATTGAAGTGCCAATGCTTGCTAGGGTGTTCCGGTACTATGCTG GTTGGGCAGACAAGATCCATGGAATGACAGTTCCAGCTGATGGTCCACACCATGTGCAGACCTTGCATGAGCCCATAGGAGTTGCTGGACAGATCATCCCATGGAACTTCCCTCTTCTCATGCTTTCTTGGAAACTTGGACCAGCTTTAGCTTGTGGAAACACCCTTGTTCTCAAGACTGCTGAGCAAACTCCTCTATCTGCTCTTCTTGTTGGACGACTACTTCATGAG GCTGGACTTCCTGAAGGAGTTGTAAACATAGTTTCTGGATTTGGTACTACAGCAGGTGCAGCCATAGCTAGTCACATGGACATTGATAAG GTTGCGTTCACCGGGTCTACTGACGTTGGTAAGATTATTCTTGAGTTGGCTTCAAAAAGCAACCTTAAGGCAGTGACTCTTGAGCTAGGAGGCAAGTCACCATTCATTGTATGTGAAGATGCTGATGTGGATCAGGCCGTTGAGCTTGCACATTTCGCTTTGTTCTTTAACCAG GGACAATGCTGCTGTGCTGGCTCGCGTACATTTGTACATGAACGCGTGTACGATGAGTTTGTAGAGAAAGCTAAAGCTCGTGCAGCCAATCGCGCTGTTGGAGATCCCTTCAAGTCAGGCATTGAGCAAGGTCCTCAG gTTGACTCAGAACAATTCAAGAAAATCCTGAAGTACATCAAACATGGAGTTGAGGCTGGAGCCACATTACAAACTGGAGGTGACCGGCTTGGTTCCAAGGGTTACTACATCCAACCAACAGTCTTCTCAGACGTTAAA GACGACATGCTCATAGCTACAGACGAGATATTCGGGCCAGTTCAAACCATACTGAAGTTCAA GGATCTTGATGAGGTGATTGCAAGGGCAAACAACTCAAGGTATGGTTTAGCTTCAGGAGTGTTCACACAGAATCTGGACACAGCAAACCGACTGATGCGAGCGCTCAGGGTTGGAACCGTTTGGATTAACTGTTTTGATGTACTTGATGCCACAATTCCATTTGGAGGGTACAAGATGAGTGGCATTGGAAGAGAGAAGGGTCTTTACAGTCTTAGCAACTACTTGCAAGTCAAGGCTGTTGTCACTGCCCTTAAGAATCCGGCCTGGCTCTAA
- the LOC104776501 gene encoding uncharacterized protein LOC104776501 produces MAALAPGILQKLIDGMKTGVKPTGEHRSSLLQVTDIVPIDLDEKNLLPKQGFFIKVSDSSHSIYVSLPSDQDDVVLSNKMQLGQFIYVDRLDPGTPVPVMKGARPIPGRHPLLGTPEPLMSTRGKGEKESGTRPRRGSWGQNGDVSSPFVLKPAPLDFDQCTPAKHRLGNGRFTAASPVVMTRGRSPGGVRCSYGGGLLSKMSDLKGESPAAMMRKSCVVPPTSKFPRSRSVCDREMLAKNSVSSVLVTSFYSSAKKSDSPPPSMRTRRTTAAAMVEDVRDAPKSTLKMVSPKYKLEKPEKGLSLPGRLSTLSKEAMQQRETAQKIALQALREATTIETVVRHLKTFANLSKSAKADCPAVCFDKFLEFHSQIAETMNEIASIEAAASSATTTENKSENGSSVILHEIQHNSNDHEKTTAKRRIVLKQQQQSNKQLRSHDENKNPAAPSSSSGLGNTARLVKEIEKEAANWFMEFIEKALEKGMKKCRGSGDADVKKVPQSLILRVVNWVEAEQSADNTRRPVHPKASHITRKLRIKLKNP; encoded by the exons atggcggcTTTAGCACCAGGGATCCTTCAAAAGCTAATCGACGGTATGAAAACCGGAGTTAAACCGACCGGAGAACACAGAAGCTCGTTATTACAGGTCACAGATATCGTCCCAATCGATCTTGACGAGAAGAATCTATTACCCAAACAAGGCTTCTTCATTAAAGTCTCTGATTCTTCTCATTCGATCTACGTTAGCCTTCCTTCTGATCAAGACGATGTGGTTCTAAGCAACAAGATGCAGTTGGGTCAGTTTATATACGTTGATCGGCTCGATCCAGGGACACCTGTTCCGGTTATGAAAGGTGCTAGGCCGATTCCTGGACGGCATCCTCTGCTTGGTACACCTGAGCCGTTGATGAGTACGAGAGGAAAAGGTGAGAAAGAGTCTGGTACGAGACCGAGGAGAGGTTCTTGGGGACAGAACGGTGACGTTTCGTCTCCGTTTGTGTTAAAGCCTGCTCCTTTGGATTTTGATCAGTGTACCCCGGCGAAACATAGGCTTGGTAATGGGAGATTCACGGCGGCGTCTCCGGTTGTTATGACGAGAGGGAGATCACCTGGTGGAGTTAGGTGCTCTTATGGTGGAGGGCTTTTGTCGAAAATGTCGGATTTGAAAGGAGAGAGTCCTGCTGCGATGATGAGGAAGAGCTGTGTTGTTCCTCCGACTTCGAAGTTTCCGAGAAGCAGAAGTGTTTGCGATAGAGAGATGTTGGCCAAgaactctgtttcttctgttcTTGTTACTTCTTTTTATTCCTCT GCAAAGAAAAGCGATTCACCTCCTCCGAGTATGCGTACTAGGAGAACAACAGCAGCTGCTATGGTAGAAGATGTAAGAGATGCTCCAAAATCTACCTTGAAGATGGTTTCTCCAAAGTATAAGTTGGAAAAACCAGAGAAGGGTTTGAGTCTACCAGGAAGACTTAGCACACTGAGCAAG GAAGCTATGCAGCAGCGAGAGACGGCTCAGAAGATAGCTCTTCAAGCATTGAGAGAAGCTACAACCATAGAAACAGTCGTTCGTCATCTCAA GACATTTGCAAATCTAAGCAAATCAGCAAAAGCTGATTGTCCAGCTGTATGCTTCGACAAGTTCTTGGAGTTTCACAGCCAGATAGCTGAAACCATGAACGAAATCGCGTCAATTGAAGCAGCTGCTTCATCTGCTACTACTACTGAGAACAAATCTGAGAATGGATCGTCAGTGATCCTACACGAAATCCAGCATAACTCTAATGATCATGAGAAAACCACAGCAAAGAGAAGAATTGTCttgaagcagcagcagcaaagTAACAAGCAACTGAGATCACACGATGAGAACAAGAACCCTGcagctccttcttcttcttccggatTAGGAAACACGGCGAGGTTGGttaaagagatagagaaagaagcTGCAAACTGGTTCATGGAGTTTATAGAAAAGGCTTTGGAGAAAGGGATGAAGAAGTGTAGAGGCTCAGGTGATGCAGATGTCAAGAAAGTTCCACAGTCTTTGATTCTCAGAGTTGTAAACTGGGTGGAAGCAGAACAGTCTGCTGATAACACGAGACGACCAGTTCATCCAAAAGCATCACATATCACTAGAAAGCTCAGAATCAAACTGAAGAATCCTTGA
- the LOC104776498 gene encoding polygalacturonase 1 beta-like protein 1, producing MFPLSLSKQKMLKRFGFLLPFLSCLFFHVVTAGGEQLSNGGFSPETNPFTPKASLVRYWNKQIQNQSPGSAFLLSKASPLTAVASATFAKLASQNSLPDRLPDFCSAANLFCFPDLGPTLEKHSNDVKFSVYDQRNFTNYGTTRPGGADSFEKYSQNGNVVTDSFRRYSRDAAGHDDSFTGYADNSNVVDENFKSYGTSATGGSGEFKAYQSGVNNPTSRFTAYSDDGNGRAQTFKTYTHEGNAGPGQSFTSYGKNGNGAPNEFSSYGVSSNVIGSDFSNYGENANAANDTFKGYGGDGNVPRNNFKSYGASGNAAVDTFLNYRDKANVGDDTFSSYAKNSNSEKVGFVNYGKSFNPGSESFTGYGKGAEGNKIDFKTYTKNSTFKDYAKTGVEFARYNQSKLRDGKTVNKWVEPGKFFRESMLKEGMLIWMPDIKDKMPKRSFLPRSIVSKLPFSTSKIAEIKRLFHARDNSTMEGIITDAVTECERLPTVGETKRCVGSAEDMIDFATSVLGRSVVVRTTESVAGSKQKVMIGNVKGINGGNVTKSVSCHQSLYPYLLYYCHSVPKVRVYESDLLDPKSKAKINHGIAICHMDTSAWGASHGAFVSLGSKPGLIEVCHWIFENDMNWAIAD from the exons ATGTttcctctgtctctctctaaACAAAAAATGCTCAAACGATTTGGTTTTCTTCTACCCTTCTTGTCGTGTCTCTTCTTCCAT GTAGTTACGGCCGGAGGAGAACAGTTAAGTAACGGCGGTTTTTCGCCGGAGACGAATCCGTTCACGCCAAAAGCTTCTTTAGTACGTTACTGGAACAAACAGATCCAAAACCAATCACCAGGCTCAGCCTTTCTCCTCTCTAAAGCTTCACCACTAACCGCCGTAGCCTCCGCTACTTTTGCCAAACTCGCCTCCCAAAACTCGCTTCCCGATCGCCTCCCTGACTTCTGCTCCGCCGCTAACCTCTTCTGTTTCCCCGATTTGGGCCCGACCCTCGAGAAACACAGCAACGACGTTAAGTTCTCTGTTTACGACCAACGAAACTTCACCAACTACGGCACGACTCGCCCCGGTGGTGCAGACTCGTTCGAGAAATATTCACAAAACGGCAACGTAGTAACCGACTCTTTCCGGCGATACAGCCGCGACGCCGCCGGTCACGACGATTCGTTCACAGGCTACGCCGATAACAGCAACGTCGTCGATGAAAACTTCAAATCCTACGGGACATCAGCCACCGGCGGCTCCGGCGAGTTTAAAGCCTATCAATCCGGAGTCAACAATCCGACGAGTCGTTTCACGGCGTATTCCGACGACGGAAACGGCCGTGCTCAGACGTTCAAGACCTACACTCACGAAGGCAACGCCGGACCGGGTCAATCTTTCACTAGTTACGGCAAAAACGGTAACGGAGCTCCGAACGAGTTCTCCTCTTACGGCGTCTCCTCCAATGTAATCGGATCGGATTTCTCCAACTACGGCGAAAACGCCAACGCAGCTAATGACACTTTTAAAGGCTACGGCGGCGACGGCAATGTTCCTCGGAATAACTTCAAAAGCTACGGTGCCTCAGGGAACGCTGCAGTTGACACATTCTTGAATTATAGAGACAAGGCTAACGTAGGGGACGATACGTTCTCGTCGTATGCCAAGAACTCTAACTCAGAAAAGGTTGGTTTCGTGAACTACGGTAAATCTTTTAACCCCGGTTCGGAATCATTCACCGGTTACGGTAAAGGAGCTGAGGGAAACAAGATTGATTTCAAGACATATACAAAGAACTCAACGTTCAAGGATTACGCCAAAACCGGAGTCGAGTTCGCGAGATACAACCAGAGTAAACTCCGCGACGGTAAAACCGTGAATAAGTGGGTTGAGCCTGGCAAGTTCTTTAGAGAATCGATGCTTAAAGAAGGTATGTTGATTTGGATGCCTGACATTAAGGATAAAATGCCGAAAAGGTCGTTTCTTCCCCGTAGCATTGTCTCGAAACTACCGTTTTCCACATCGAAAATAGCGGAAATCAAACGTCTTTTCCACGCTAGGGATAACTCGACGATGGAAGGGATCATTACTGATGCGGTAACTGAATGCGAGAGATTGCCTACGGTCGGTGAGACGAAGCGATGTGTCGGATCAGCGGAGGATATGATCGATTTTGCTACATCGGTGCTAGGTCGAAGTGTGGTAGTCCGAACGACAGAGAGTGTAGCTGGATCGAAACAGAAAGTTATGATTGGGAATGTCAAAGGAATCAACGGTGGAAATGTGACAAAGTCAGTGTCTTGTCATCAGAGTTTGTATCCTTACTTACTCTATTACTGTCACTCTGTGCCTAAAGTCCGAGTCTACGAATCGGATCTTTTAGATCCCAAGAGTAAAGCAAAGATCAACCATGGTATTGCTATATGTCACATGGACACTTCAGCTTGGGGTGCGAGCCATGGAGCTTTCGTGTCGCTTGGCTCCAAGCCGGGTCTGATCGAGGTCTGCCATTGGATCTTTGAGAATGATATGAATTGGGCCATCGCCGATTAA
- the LOC104776497 gene encoding uncharacterized protein At4g28440-like translates to MADTTTKAGLKKPVFTKVDQLRPGTSGHNVTVKIVSTKMVLQKGRADGPQARQLRISECILGDETGVVVFTARNDQVDLMKEGSTVTLRNAKIDMYKGSMRLAVDKWGRVEVTEPASFKVKEDTNMSLIEYELVNVVE, encoded by the exons ATGGCAGATACCACCACCAAAGCCGGGTTGAAAAAGCCAGTTTTCACAAAGGTTGACCAGCTGCGTCCTGGTACTAGTGGACACAATGTCACCGTGAAGATCGTTAGCACCAAGATGGTGTTACAGAAAGGTCGTGCTGATGGTCCTCAGGCTCGCCAGTTGCGCATTTCTGAATGCATCCTTGGAGACGAGACAGGAGTTGTCGTCTTTACCGCAAGAAATGACCAAG TGGACCTAATGAAAGAGGGATCCACTGTAACTCTACGCAATGCCAAAATCGACATGTATAAAGGATCAATGAGGCTAGCTGTAGACAAGTGGGGTCGTGTTGAAGTCACAGAGCCTGCAAGCTTCAAAGTGAAAGAAGACACCAACATGTCTCTTATCGAGTATGAGCTCGTCAACGTCGTTGAATAA
- the LOC104778839 gene encoding putative F-box protein At1g23770 yields the protein MELVSLLKTRETLNLELADTATLNNLRRHINPTAPFSVHLSLNRKEELLARSPEYTLRSLGVTSGDRIYYTIDQSAFIASLHVGESSNWNLGDEKTQDQVKGSEPMDVEMAPAPVSKRLSTVPSFLRKTLLEKSGNDSRLTFLVLSVHAVMLESGFLLLDHDSDDKFSVSKKLLSVSLRYSLSELISRKDNNSLESVTLQYYNIGPKVVVYGTISGSRERVRMTYLDKRSFVRMTYVDKCRFAHVINLVLDTLKFEKESSSIDYRDVLVFWRMVKDDLVIPLLTDLCDKVGLEPPPCLMQLPTKLKRKILELLPGVSIGKMACVCTEMRYLASDDDLWKQKCLEEAKDFFWALADEVGWKCRFADFWGRRKGLIILVRGRIPQKKSNPRIENPFNPLGIHLGRRPGA from the exons ATGGAACTTGTGAGTCTGTTGAAG AcgagagaaaccctaaaccttgaACTGGCCGATACAGCAACTCTCAACAACCTCCGGCGACATATCAATCCCACGGCGCCTTTTTCCGTTCATCTGTCGCTTAACCGCAAAGAAGAGCTCCTCGCGCGTTCGCCGGAGTATACGCTCCGTTCTCTTGGCGTAACGTCCGGTGACCGTATCTACTACACTATCGATCAGTCTGCTTTTATTGCATCGCTTCATGTTGGGGAGTCTTCGAATTGGAATTTGGGAGATGAAAAAACCCAAGATCAAGTGAAAGGTTCAGAGCCGATGGATGTTGAAATGGCTCCGGCTCCTGTAAGCAAAAGGTTAAGTACTGTACCATCCTTTTTAAGAAAGACACTGCTTGAGAAATCTGGTAATGACAGTCGACTGacgtttttggttttgtcaGTTCATGCTGTTATGTTAGAATCTGGATTCTTGCTCTTAGATCATGACTCTGATGATAAGTTTAGCGTTTCAAAGAAGTTACTCTCTGTATCTCTTAGGTATTCTCTATCTGAGCTTATTAGCCGTAAGGATAACAATTCACTCGAGTCTGTTACTTTGCAGTATTACAACATAGGCCCTAAAGTTGTAGTTTATGGAACTATAAGTGGGTCTCGTGAGCGTGTGCGCATGACTTATCTTGATAAGCGTAGCTTTGTGCGCATGACATATGTTGATAAGTGTAGGTTTGCGCACGTTATCAATTTGGTTTTGGATACTTTGAAGTTTGAGAAAGAAAGCTCTTCCATCGACTACCGTGACGTGCTTGTGTTCTGGAGAATGGTGAAAGATGATCTTGTTATACCGTTGTTGACTGATCTTTGTGATAAGGTTGGCTTGGAACCTCCACCATGTTTGATGCAGTTACCAACAAAGCTAAAGCGGAAGATACTAGAGTTGCTTCCTGGTGTGAGTATTGGGAAGATGGCTTGTGTTTGTACAGAGATGCGGTATCTGGCATCAGACGATGATTTGTGGAAACAGAAATGCTTGGAAGAAGCTAAGGATTTCTTTTGGGCATTAGCAGATGAGGTTGGTTGGAAGTGTAGATTTGCTGATTTTTGGGGGCGACGGAAAGGACTCATTATCCTAGTAAGAGGAAgaattccccaaaaaaaaagcaacccTCGAATAGAAAACCCTTTCAACCCTTTGGGTATTCACCTGGGAAGGAGACCTGGCGCATGA